In the Populus trichocarpa isolate Nisqually-1 chromosome 1, P.trichocarpa_v4.1, whole genome shotgun sequence genome, one interval contains:
- the LOC7478068 gene encoding cell wall / vacuolar inhibitor of fructosidase 2, producing MSSSLFLTLLLILISASQGCAAVPEKEPDLIQKSCAIIVGYEECVAILRSDPRSIKATKVKQLAYIILDLCIENATETLGEIPKLQEKYSKHDQIEEALRWCVMAYESAIKDYFRKAVDQLGTKSYREAQYSAHIGGALGTGCEQEFYFQAPVISPLWPRNHNLAVLGLVAEGIVSLLRLNESQL from the coding sequence ATGAGCTCTTCTTTATTCCTCACACTCCTACTAATTCTCATCTCAGCAAGCCAAGGTTGTGCAGCAGTGCCGGAGAAAGAACCTGATCTAATACAGAAATCCTGCGCAATAATCGTAGGTTATGAAGAATGCGTGGCAATTCTCAGATCAGACCCTCGTTCCATTAAAGCTACCAAAGTCAAACAGCTAGCCTACATCATTCTTGATCTCTGCATAGAAAATGCCACAGAGACTCTTGGAGAAATCCCGAAGTTGCAGGAGAAGTACTCAAAGCATGACCAAATTGAGGAAGCTCTAAGGTGGTGTGTCATGGCATATGAGAGTGCTATCAAAGATTACTTTCGCAAAGCTGTTGACCAGCTGGGTACAAAGTCTTATCGTGAAGCACAGTATTCAGCACACATTGGAGGTGCGTTAGGTACGGGTTGTGAACAAGAATTTTATTTCCAAGCACCAGTAATTTCACCTTTATGGCCCAGGAATCATAATTTGGCAGTTCTTGGTCTTGTAGCAGAAGGCATCGTTTCCCTTCTTCGTCTGAATGAGTCTCAACTGTaa